From the genome of Cherax quadricarinatus isolate ZL_2023a chromosome 54, ASM3850222v1, whole genome shotgun sequence, one region includes:
- the LOC128699064 gene encoding uncharacterized protein isoform X2, with amino-acid sequence MVEAAGAMAMFVLRLAGILSLENSIKEQEANLTDSQISLTDSQINLTDSHINLTQPHINLTEPHINLTELHINLTNPHTNLTSLRFISSTSNLSRSSQDVLPHVSLTAPLSPVEGDSLSLAISSQPTTTPTLGPTTPTLSTDSIKLSRIKESQTDSFLEPSSSPSHNEIKISTTSTSSSQDQNSKENEEIAKDSIEMLPSASPLSDVQDYDGGSETNKNESQPIHNSDSRPIRQSEELERRDHQGIILQEVQDSVRSLGHEDVGDAGEDNRGRATPGRSSETSAVAKTKVRKKETTQKGRSDAGRVIASNAGGNVSGGVKTVGHNHATNSSPTVAPAPTPTPSARSRLRLEALVEDDDMSGLIDAPRLADTQRFADLEAPAEGFIESDLEYYDFGTYQQIVTPNPTLSSLSLVSAVPVRPPSRPPESRRQHRTRKPAPARPRKVPPGRPVRPVHHQRPPLRNNPYPYGPKILPGPYAPLAHNLPTARENGEEYNYEEDLEYYYDPEDNEESKYEVQTREPPVLFVFDKPGYSPEPPTTMVPPTYTLLDWSLDYDVRLYPETLWVSTVMISDNRVLAELEGYMRVQDYFYGLNDQGLVLNLTVPFMTQIKFGKHPGVLEETNDYTVSLYVQPSYYQHSDLPTPISNEVLVDELESKTVFVHSFEANVWDVTESFLQEKVQTLMEQLRHNGEAFLDRYYYLASYSRPELYQRVYYEIWIYATNFRDPQTNVKSSNYNRKPQTNKITQKTLNKLCRGVECPKFEVLRTYKYGIQKRRYYHGLFASTSPRECEFTTMSVWKGFMPLHLYKHGVNSHMEVIEATRPIALVHIRDSTDPDTECPQNLTMSLYLPQRLHSNPPVTGYAAPSVHITDLDDVIVYAYTVGGYLLDPIRVRKELSDMKYRLSEFGACYKDDEHYVVIYDFIVRYHGRQNEIWIVAENCKATHNG; translated from the exons ATGGTAGAGGCCGCTGGAGCAATGGCGATGTTCGTGCTTCGGCTGGCGGGGATCCTATCACTCGAGAACTCAATCAAGGAACAGGAGGCCAACCTCACCGACTCACAGATCAGCCTCACCGACTCACAGATCAACCTCACCGACTCACATATCAACCTCACCCAACCACACATAAACCTCACCGAACCACACATAAACCTCACCGAGTTACACATCAACCTCACTAATCCACACACAAACCTCACAAGTTTGAGGTTTATTTCCAGTACCTCAAATTTGTCCCGGTCCTCCCAAGATGTGTTGCCTCACGTCAGTCTTACCGCTCCCTTGAGTCCTGTCGAGGGAGACTCATTGTCTCTTGCAATTTcttcacaacccacaaccacacctactTTAGGGCCAACCACACCGACTCTAAGTACTGATAGTATTAAATTATCTAGAATAAAGGAATCGCAAACTGACAGTTTCTTAGAGCCCTCTAGTTCTCCTAGTCATAATGAAATTAAAATTTCAACTACCAGTACAAGTTCATCGCAAGATCAAAATAGCAAGGAAAACGAAGAAATAGCAAAAGATTCGATAGAAATGTTACCTAGTGCTAGTCCTCTGTCTGATGTTCAAGATTACGATGGGGGTAGTGAAACAAATAAAAATGAGTCTCAACCCATACACAATTCTGACTCACGACCAATTAGACAGTCAGAAGAACTAGAAAGGCGAGACCATCAAGGAATTATTTTGCAGGAAGTACAAGACAGTGTCAGAAGTCTTGGCCATGaggatgttggtgatgctggtgaggataATCGAGGAAGAGCGACGCCGGGgaggagttcagagacgtcggcTGTTGCAAAAACAAAAGTGAGAAAGAAAGAGACGACACAGAAAGGAAGAAGCGACGCAGGACGTGTTATAGCTTCCAACGCAGGAGGAAATGTATCTGGAGGTGTGAAGACAGTAGGACATAATCATGCGACAAACTCCTCTCCTACGGTTGCGCccgcacccacacccacaccgtCAGCGAGATCACGCCTACGTCTTGAGGCTTTGGTTGAAGACGATGACATGTCAGGGCTGATCGATGCTCCCAGGCTTGCTGATACACAGAGATTCGCTGATCTCGAGGCCCCAGCCGAAGGCTTTATTGAAAGCGATTTAGAGTACTACGATTTTGGGACTTATCAACAGATAGTGACTCCAAATCCTACGCTGTCTTCACTGAGTTTGGTTAGTGCTGTGCCAGTCAGGCCTCCATCAAGACCCCCAGAATCTCGCAGACAACATAGGACAAGAAAACCTGCTCCGGCTAGACCAAGGAAAGTGCCCCCAGGCAGACCAGTACGCCCAGTGCATCACCAGCGACCCCCTTTGAGGAACAACCCTTATCCATATGGCCCTAAAATACTGCCCGGACCATACGCACCTCTCGCACATAATTTACCAACCGCTAGAGAGAACGGGGAGGAGTACAATTATGAGGAGGACTTGGAATACTACTACGACCCCGAAGACAACGAGGAGTCCAAGTATGAAGTGCAGACTAGGGAGCCGCCTGTTCTCTTCGTCTTCGACAAGCCTGGTTATTCCCCAGAGCCTCCCACCACGATGGTCCCCCCCAC GTACACACTACTGGACTGGAGTTTGGACTACGATGTGCGGCTGTATCCGGAGACACTCTGGGTCAGCACCGTCATGATCTCTGACAACCGTGTCCTGGCTGAGCTTGAGGGATACATGCGTGTCCAAGACTACTTCTATGGTCTCAACGATCAAG GATTGGTGCTCAACTTGACGGTGCCCTTCATGACGCAGATTAAATTTGGCAAACATCCTGGTGTGTTGGAAGAGACCAATGACTATACCGTTTCCCTCTATGTTCAGCCCAGCTACTACCAGCACAGTGACCTCCCCACACCCATCAGCAATGAG GTTCTGGTAGATGAACTAGAGTCAAAGACTGTGTTTGTGCACAGCTTTGAAGCAAATGTGTGGGATGTTACAGAGAGCTTTCTGCAAGAGAAGGTTCAGACCCTGATGGAGCAACTTAGACACAATGGTGAGGCTTTCCTCGATCGCTACTACTACCTTGCCTCCTACAGTAG ACCAGAGTTATATCAAAGGGTATATTATGAGATATGGATCTACGCGACCAACTTCCGTGATCCTCAGACTAATGTGAAGTCTTCAAACTACAACAGAAAGCCACAAACAAACAAGATCACACAGAAGACTCTCAATAAACTCTGCAGAG GGGTGGAATGTCCCAAATTTGAGGTGCTGAGAACCTATAAATATGGTATCCAGAAGAGGCGCTACTACCATGGGCTGTTTGCTTCCACTTCCCCCAGAGAGTGTGAGTTCACTACTATGAGTGTCTGGAAAGGTTTCATGCCACTTCACTTATACAAGCATG GTGTGAACTCACACATGGAAGTGATCGAGGCAACACGGCCCATAGCTCTGGTGCACATTAGGGATTCCACCGACCCTGATACTGAGTGCCCACAGAATCTCACTATGTCCCTCTACCTTCCACAGCGACTCCACTCCAACCCTCCAGTAACTGGATATGCTGCA CCCTCTGTACACATCACAGACTTAGATGATGTAATTGTGTATGCATACACTGTTGGAGGTTATCTCTTGGACCCTATACGAGTACGCAAGGAGCTGTCAGACATGAAGTATAGATTATCTGAGTTTGGGGCCTGCTACAAGGATGATGAGCATTATGTCGTTATATACGATTTCATTGTTCG ATACCATGGACGTCAGAATGAAATCTGGATAGTGGCAGAGAATTGCAAAGCAACACACAATGGTTAA
- the LOC128699064 gene encoding uncharacterized protein isoform X1, which yields MVEAAGAMAMFVLRLAGILSLENSIKEQEANLTDSQISLTDSQINLTDSHINLTQPHINLTEPHINLTELHINLTNPHTNLTSLRFISSTSNLSRSSQDVLPHVSLTAPLSPVEGDSLSLAISSQPTTTPTLGPTTPTLSTDSIKLSRIKESQTDSFLEPSSSPSHNEIKISTTSTSSSQDQNSKENEEIAKDSIEMLPSASPLSDVQDYDGGSETNKNESQPIHNSDSRPIRQSEELERRDHQGIILQEVQDSVRSLGHEDVGDAGEDNRGRATPGRSSETSAVAKTKVRKKETTQKGRSDAGRVIASNAGGNVSGGVKTVGHNHATNSSPTVAPAPTPTPSARSRLRLEALVEDDDMSGLIDAPRLADTQRFADLEAPAEGFIESDLEYYDFGTYQQIVTPNPTLSSLSLVSAVPVRPPSRPPESRRQHRTRKPAPARPRKVPPGRPVRPVHHQRPPLRNNPYPYGPKILPGPYAPLAHNLPTARENGEEYNYEEDLEYYYDPEDNEESKYEVQTREPPVLFVFDKPGYSPEPPTTMVPPTRAPTPSDPWDCIPRCPRYTLLDWSLDYDVRLYPETLWVSTVMISDNRVLAELEGYMRVQDYFYGLNDQGLVLNLTVPFMTQIKFGKHPGVLEETNDYTVSLYVQPSYYQHSDLPTPISNEVLVDELESKTVFVHSFEANVWDVTESFLQEKVQTLMEQLRHNGEAFLDRYYYLASYSRPELYQRVYYEIWIYATNFRDPQTNVKSSNYNRKPQTNKITQKTLNKLCRGVECPKFEVLRTYKYGIQKRRYYHGLFASTSPRECEFTTMSVWKGFMPLHLYKHGVNSHMEVIEATRPIALVHIRDSTDPDTECPQNLTMSLYLPQRLHSNPPVTGYAAPSVHITDLDDVIVYAYTVGGYLLDPIRVRKELSDMKYRLSEFGACYKDDEHYVVIYDFIVRYHGRQNEIWIVAENCKATHNG from the exons ATGGTAGAGGCCGCTGGAGCAATGGCGATGTTCGTGCTTCGGCTGGCGGGGATCCTATCACTCGAGAACTCAATCAAGGAACAGGAGGCCAACCTCACCGACTCACAGATCAGCCTCACCGACTCACAGATCAACCTCACCGACTCACATATCAACCTCACCCAACCACACATAAACCTCACCGAACCACACATAAACCTCACCGAGTTACACATCAACCTCACTAATCCACACACAAACCTCACAAGTTTGAGGTTTATTTCCAGTACCTCAAATTTGTCCCGGTCCTCCCAAGATGTGTTGCCTCACGTCAGTCTTACCGCTCCCTTGAGTCCTGTCGAGGGAGACTCATTGTCTCTTGCAATTTcttcacaacccacaaccacacctactTTAGGGCCAACCACACCGACTCTAAGTACTGATAGTATTAAATTATCTAGAATAAAGGAATCGCAAACTGACAGTTTCTTAGAGCCCTCTAGTTCTCCTAGTCATAATGAAATTAAAATTTCAACTACCAGTACAAGTTCATCGCAAGATCAAAATAGCAAGGAAAACGAAGAAATAGCAAAAGATTCGATAGAAATGTTACCTAGTGCTAGTCCTCTGTCTGATGTTCAAGATTACGATGGGGGTAGTGAAACAAATAAAAATGAGTCTCAACCCATACACAATTCTGACTCACGACCAATTAGACAGTCAGAAGAACTAGAAAGGCGAGACCATCAAGGAATTATTTTGCAGGAAGTACAAGACAGTGTCAGAAGTCTTGGCCATGaggatgttggtgatgctggtgaggataATCGAGGAAGAGCGACGCCGGGgaggagttcagagacgtcggcTGTTGCAAAAACAAAAGTGAGAAAGAAAGAGACGACACAGAAAGGAAGAAGCGACGCAGGACGTGTTATAGCTTCCAACGCAGGAGGAAATGTATCTGGAGGTGTGAAGACAGTAGGACATAATCATGCGACAAACTCCTCTCCTACGGTTGCGCccgcacccacacccacaccgtCAGCGAGATCACGCCTACGTCTTGAGGCTTTGGTTGAAGACGATGACATGTCAGGGCTGATCGATGCTCCCAGGCTTGCTGATACACAGAGATTCGCTGATCTCGAGGCCCCAGCCGAAGGCTTTATTGAAAGCGATTTAGAGTACTACGATTTTGGGACTTATCAACAGATAGTGACTCCAAATCCTACGCTGTCTTCACTGAGTTTGGTTAGTGCTGTGCCAGTCAGGCCTCCATCAAGACCCCCAGAATCTCGCAGACAACATAGGACAAGAAAACCTGCTCCGGCTAGACCAAGGAAAGTGCCCCCAGGCAGACCAGTACGCCCAGTGCATCACCAGCGACCCCCTTTGAGGAACAACCCTTATCCATATGGCCCTAAAATACTGCCCGGACCATACGCACCTCTCGCACATAATTTACCAACCGCTAGAGAGAACGGGGAGGAGTACAATTATGAGGAGGACTTGGAATACTACTACGACCCCGAAGACAACGAGGAGTCCAAGTATGAAGTGCAGACTAGGGAGCCGCCTGTTCTCTTCGTCTTCGACAAGCCTGGTTATTCCCCAGAGCCTCCCACCACGATGGTCCCCCCCAC GCGAGCACCTACACCCAGTGACCCGTGGGACTGTATACCGCGGTGCCCCAG GTACACACTACTGGACTGGAGTTTGGACTACGATGTGCGGCTGTATCCGGAGACACTCTGGGTCAGCACCGTCATGATCTCTGACAACCGTGTCCTGGCTGAGCTTGAGGGATACATGCGTGTCCAAGACTACTTCTATGGTCTCAACGATCAAG GATTGGTGCTCAACTTGACGGTGCCCTTCATGACGCAGATTAAATTTGGCAAACATCCTGGTGTGTTGGAAGAGACCAATGACTATACCGTTTCCCTCTATGTTCAGCCCAGCTACTACCAGCACAGTGACCTCCCCACACCCATCAGCAATGAG GTTCTGGTAGATGAACTAGAGTCAAAGACTGTGTTTGTGCACAGCTTTGAAGCAAATGTGTGGGATGTTACAGAGAGCTTTCTGCAAGAGAAGGTTCAGACCCTGATGGAGCAACTTAGACACAATGGTGAGGCTTTCCTCGATCGCTACTACTACCTTGCCTCCTACAGTAG ACCAGAGTTATATCAAAGGGTATATTATGAGATATGGATCTACGCGACCAACTTCCGTGATCCTCAGACTAATGTGAAGTCTTCAAACTACAACAGAAAGCCACAAACAAACAAGATCACACAGAAGACTCTCAATAAACTCTGCAGAG GGGTGGAATGTCCCAAATTTGAGGTGCTGAGAACCTATAAATATGGTATCCAGAAGAGGCGCTACTACCATGGGCTGTTTGCTTCCACTTCCCCCAGAGAGTGTGAGTTCACTACTATGAGTGTCTGGAAAGGTTTCATGCCACTTCACTTATACAAGCATG GTGTGAACTCACACATGGAAGTGATCGAGGCAACACGGCCCATAGCTCTGGTGCACATTAGGGATTCCACCGACCCTGATACTGAGTGCCCACAGAATCTCACTATGTCCCTCTACCTTCCACAGCGACTCCACTCCAACCCTCCAGTAACTGGATATGCTGCA CCCTCTGTACACATCACAGACTTAGATGATGTAATTGTGTATGCATACACTGTTGGAGGTTATCTCTTGGACCCTATACGAGTACGCAAGGAGCTGTCAGACATGAAGTATAGATTATCTGAGTTTGGGGCCTGCTACAAGGATGATGAGCATTATGTCGTTATATACGATTTCATTGTTCG ATACCATGGACGTCAGAATGAAATCTGGATAGTGGCAGAGAATTGCAAAGCAACACACAATGGTTAA